Proteins co-encoded in one Deinococcus aerius genomic window:
- a CDS encoding heavy metal translocating P-type ATPase yields MTRQHETHHHGQTEASTQTSSVLEVAFRNCYDGSEFADLERSLSAIAGVQSVHIDRTRAVAHLGYDPGNVTEPELRRRLHAAGYDCDCEDCPPSAVQPGHPRVGHADRRHTGHDHAAMLARAATSAPHAPPTQSQGRQDTSAETGHAGHDHPAMTTSTSHPAAHDHAAMMASGAGAHAQMGHDEHAGHGEAMVQGMLRRFVISLVLTVPVVLYSPIGEVLGFTAMPPLGLSMAWFGLILATPVVWWGGWPFISAAWRALRRGEANMMTLIATGILVSWVFSVYATLFLGGREVFFEAAAMLTTLSLLGHWLEMRARFATGRAVEALLKLAPSTARVVRQGQEVEVPLEQVVVGDELAVRPGDRVPVDGEVVSGSSYVDESMITGEPIPVAKNPGAKVTGGTVNQNGAFHFRATAVGADTALSRIVQMVQNAQASKAPAQRLADTAGKYLVYVALTSGLIAFLVWYFLGNEGVVFALTATVSAIVIACPDALALATPTAITVGVGKGAREGVLFKNATALEATAGVNTVIFDKTGTLTEGKPALTDVIPVPGVGEADLLHLAASADRPSQHPLAEAIVRGAQARGVDIQRPDAFDSVPGHGVVATVQGQRVLIGNRKLMDREGVDVGALPGEVDRLAADGKTAMYVAADGRALGVVAVADTIRETARTAVQVLHGLGVQTVMLTGDNRRTAEAVARQLGMDTVIAEVLPGDKAAKVQELQGQGRNVAMVGDGVNDAPALAQADVGIAIGAGTDVAVETADVVLVRNSPADVASSIELARRVRGKIKQNLFWAAIYNVLAIPFAAGVLYPAYGILLRPEWAALLMSASTVIVTVNALLLNRVRLGRHPARPQTALASATQAH; encoded by the coding sequence ATGACGCGACAGCACGAGACGCACCACCACGGCCAGACTGAAGCCAGCACGCAGACCTCCAGCGTTCTGGAAGTGGCGTTCCGCAACTGCTACGACGGCTCGGAGTTCGCCGACCTTGAGCGCAGCCTCTCCGCCATCGCGGGCGTGCAGAGCGTGCATATCGACCGCACGCGCGCCGTCGCCCACCTCGGGTACGACCCCGGCAACGTGACCGAGCCCGAGTTGCGCCGCCGCCTGCACGCCGCCGGGTACGACTGCGACTGCGAGGACTGCCCGCCGTCCGCCGTGCAGCCGGGGCATCCCCGCGTCGGGCACGCGGACCGCAGGCACACCGGGCACGACCACGCGGCGATGCTGGCCCGGGCCGCGACGTCCGCGCCCCACGCCCCCCCCACCCAGTCCCAGGGCCGCCAGGACACCTCTGCCGAGACGGGGCACGCCGGGCACGACCACCCGGCCATGACCACCAGCACCTCGCACCCCGCGGCCCACGATCACGCGGCGATGATGGCCAGCGGGGCGGGCGCGCACGCGCAGATGGGCCACGACGAACACGCGGGCCACGGGGAGGCGATGGTGCAGGGCATGCTGCGCCGCTTCGTGATCAGCCTGGTGCTGACCGTGCCGGTGGTGCTGTATTCCCCCATCGGTGAGGTGCTGGGCTTTACCGCCATGCCGCCCCTCGGCCTCTCGATGGCCTGGTTCGGGCTGATTCTCGCCACCCCCGTGGTGTGGTGGGGCGGCTGGCCCTTCATCTCGGCGGCGTGGCGGGCCCTGCGGCGCGGCGAGGCGAACATGATGACCCTGATCGCCACCGGCATCCTGGTGAGCTGGGTGTTCTCAGTGTACGCCACCCTCTTCCTGGGGGGCCGGGAGGTGTTCTTCGAGGCGGCGGCCATGCTGACCACCCTGTCCCTGCTGGGCCACTGGCTGGAGATGCGCGCCCGTTTCGCCACCGGGCGGGCGGTCGAGGCCCTGCTGAAGCTGGCCCCCTCCACCGCCCGGGTGGTCCGGCAGGGGCAGGAGGTGGAGGTGCCGTTGGAACAGGTCGTGGTCGGCGACGAGCTCGCGGTGAGGCCCGGGGACCGCGTGCCGGTGGACGGCGAGGTGGTCAGCGGGAGCAGCTACGTGGACGAGTCGATGATCACCGGGGAGCCGATTCCGGTGGCGAAGAACCCGGGGGCGAAGGTCACGGGCGGCACCGTGAATCAGAACGGCGCCTTCCACTTCCGCGCGACGGCGGTGGGGGCGGACACCGCCCTGTCCCGCATCGTGCAGATGGTGCAGAACGCGCAGGCGAGCAAGGCGCCCGCGCAGCGTCTGGCGGACACGGCCGGGAAGTACCTGGTCTACGTCGCGCTCACCAGCGGCCTGATCGCCTTCCTGGTCTGGTATTTCCTGGGCAATGAGGGCGTGGTGTTTGCGTTGACGGCGACCGTGTCCGCCATCGTGATCGCCTGCCCGGACGCGCTGGCGCTGGCCACGCCGACCGCGATCACGGTCGGCGTCGGGAAAGGGGCACGGGAGGGCGTGCTGTTCAAGAACGCCACCGCGCTGGAAGCGACCGCCGGGGTGAATACGGTCATTTTTGACAAGACCGGCACGCTCACCGAGGGCAAACCCGCCCTGACGGACGTGATTCCGGTCCCCGGAGTGGGTGAGGCGGACCTGCTGCACCTGGCCGCGTCGGCGGACCGGCCCTCGCAGCACCCGCTGGCGGAGGCCATCGTCCGGGGTGCCCAGGCCCGGGGGGTGGACATCCAGCGTCCGGACGCGTTCGACTCGGTGCCCGGGCACGGCGTGGTGGCGACGGTGCAGGGCCAGCGGGTGCTGATCGGGAACCGCAAGCTGATGGACCGGGAAGGGGTGGACGTCGGTGCCCTGCCCGGAGAGGTGGACCGGCTCGCGGCAGACGGAAAAACCGCGATGTACGTGGCCGCGGACGGACGGGCGCTGGGCGTGGTGGCGGTGGCCGACACCATCCGAGAGACGGCCCGGACGGCGGTGCAGGTCCTGCACGGGCTGGGCGTGCAGACCGTGATGCTCACCGGGGACAACCGCCGGACGGCGGAGGCGGTGGCCCGGCAGTTGGGAATGGACACCGTGATCGCGGAGGTGCTGCCGGGGGACAAGGCCGCGAAGGTGCAGGAACTCCAGGGGCAGGGCCGCAACGTCGCGATGGTGGGGGACGGCGTGAACGACGCGCCGGCCCTGGCGCAGGCCGACGTGGGCATCGCCATCGGCGCGGGCACGGACGTCGCGGTGGAAACGGCGGACGTGGTCCTGGTCAGGAACAGCCCGGCGGATGTGGCAAGTTCCATCGAGCTCGCCCGGCGGGTGCGCGGCAAGATCAAGCAGAACCTCTTCTGGGCCGCGATCTACAACGTCCTTGCCATTCCCTTTGCGGCGGGCGTGCTGTATCCGGCGTACGGCATTCTGCTGCGCCCCGAGTGGGCGGCGCTGCTAATGAGTGCGAGCACCGTCATCGTCACGGTGAACGCGCTGCTGCTCAACCGGGTGCGCCTGGGCCGACACCCGGCCCGGCCCCAGACCGCACTGGCGAGTGCCACTCAGGCCCACTGA